One Panicum virgatum strain AP13 chromosome 3N, P.virgatum_v5, whole genome shotgun sequence DNA segment encodes these proteins:
- the LOC120665923 gene encoding mannan endo-1,4-beta-mannosidase 6-like isoform X2 yields MHQASSEAIRDDQWRTVKTRGSQFVVGDRPFYVNGFNAYWLMILAADPSTRGKVTEVFQQAAAVGLPVCRTWGFNDGGWRALQKSPAVYDEDVFKNMLTRMNTYTNVTYKDDPTIFAWEIMNELRCTSDPTGNKLQAWIREMAFHVKSIDPDHLLEVGAEGFYGPSSPARLQANPNTYAGQVGTDFIRNHRVLGVDFASVHIYPDTWMSGASVEEQLKFAQSWMQAHIADTEGELGMPVVFTEFGVSTKARSTFNATSRDQFIQAVYGLLLDSTRRGGAGAGALLWQVFPEGMEYMDDGYGIVLPKAKATAGIMSVNSKRLVVFNSRCAWSCHWGCRKGGAAAVGGC; encoded by the exons ATGCACCAAGCTAGCAGCGAGGCGATCCGCGACGACCAGTGGCGGACGGTCAAGACCAGGGGCAGCCAGTTCGTCGTTGGTGACCGGCCGTTCTATGTGAATGGCTTCAACGCATACTGGCTGATGATCCTCGCCGCCGACCCGTCGACCAGGGGCAAGGTCACCGAGGTAttccagcaggcggcggcggtcggcctcCCGGTGTGCCGCACCTGGGGCTTCAACGACGGTGGGTGGAGGGCGCTTCAGAAGTCACCTGCTGTCTATGATGAGGATGTCTTCAAG AACATGCTGACGAGGATGAACACGTACACGAACGTGACTTACAAGGATGACCCAACCATCTTCGCCTGGGAGATCATGAATGAACTGCGCTGCACGTCGGATCCAACCGGGAACAAGCTGCAG GCGTGGATCCGAGAGATGGCTTTCCATGTCAAGTCCATCGACCCGGATCACCTGCTGGAGGTCGGGGCCGAGGGCTTCTACGGCCCCTCGTCGCCGGCACGGCTTCAAGCCAACCCGAACACCTACGCCGGCCAGGTCGGCACCGACTTCATCCGCAACCACCGAGTCCTGGGCGTCGACTTCGCCTCCGTTCACATCTACCCGGACACCTG GATGTCGGGCGCGAGTGTGGAGGAACAGCTCAAGTTTGCGCAGTCGTGGATGCAGGCGCACATCGCCGACACCGAGGGCGAGCTCGGCATGCCGGTGGTGTTCACGGAGTTCGGGGTGTCCACCAAGGCCCGGAGCACCTTCAACGCGACGTCGAGGGACCAGTTCATCCAGGCGGTGTACGGGTTGCTCCTGGACTCGACGCGTCGTGGTGGCGCCGGAGCGGGGGCCCTGCTCTGGCAGGTGTTCCCGGAGGGGATGGAATACATGGACGACGGCTAcggcattgtgctgcccaaAGCGAAGGCCACTGCTGGGATCATGTCGGTGAACTCCAAGAGGCTGGTGGTCTTCAACTCCAGGTGCGCGTGGAGCTGCCACTGGGGGTGCAGGaaaggaggagcagcagcagtcgGAGGATGTTGA
- the LOC120665923 gene encoding putative mannan endo-1,4-beta-mannosidase 5 isoform X1 translates to MHQASSEAIRDDQWRTVKTRGSQFVVGDRPFYVNGFNAYWLMILAADPSTRGKVTEVFQQAAAVGLPVCRTWGFNDGGWRALQKSPAVYDEDVFKALDFVVSEARKYRIRLILSLINNWDCYGGKAQYVKWAGDAGLNLTSDDDFFSDQTVKGYFKNHVKNMLTRMNTYTNVTYKDDPTIFAWEIMNELRCTSDPTGNKLQAWIREMAFHVKSIDPDHLLEVGAEGFYGPSSPARLQANPNTYAGQVGTDFIRNHRVLGVDFASVHIYPDTWMSGASVEEQLKFAQSWMQAHIADTEGELGMPVVFTEFGVSTKARSTFNATSRDQFIQAVYGLLLDSTRRGGAGAGALLWQVFPEGMEYMDDGYGIVLPKAKATAGIMSVNSKRLVVFNSRCAWSCHWGCRKGGAAAVGGC, encoded by the exons ATGCACCAAGCTAGCAGCGAGGCGATCCGCGACGACCAGTGGCGGACGGTCAAGACCAGGGGCAGCCAGTTCGTCGTTGGTGACCGGCCGTTCTATGTGAATGGCTTCAACGCATACTGGCTGATGATCCTCGCCGCCGACCCGTCGACCAGGGGCAAGGTCACCGAGGTAttccagcaggcggcggcggtcggcctcCCGGTGTGCCGCACCTGGGGCTTCAACGACGGTGGGTGGAGGGCGCTTCAGAAGTCACCTGCTGTCTATGATGAGGATGTCTTCAAG GCGTTAGATTTCGTAGTGAGCGAGGCAAGGAAGTACAGGATCAGGCTGATATTGTCGCTGATCAACAACTGGGATTGTTACGGCGGCAAGGCGCAGTACGTGAAATGGGCCGGGGACGCCGGCCTCAACCTCACCTCGGACGATGACTTCTTCTCCGACCAAACCGTAAAGGGCTACTTCAAGAACCACGTCAAG AACATGCTGACGAGGATGAACACGTACACGAACGTGACTTACAAGGATGACCCAACCATCTTCGCCTGGGAGATCATGAATGAACTGCGCTGCACGTCGGATCCAACCGGGAACAAGCTGCAG GCGTGGATCCGAGAGATGGCTTTCCATGTCAAGTCCATCGACCCGGATCACCTGCTGGAGGTCGGGGCCGAGGGCTTCTACGGCCCCTCGTCGCCGGCACGGCTTCAAGCCAACCCGAACACCTACGCCGGCCAGGTCGGCACCGACTTCATCCGCAACCACCGAGTCCTGGGCGTCGACTTCGCCTCCGTTCACATCTACCCGGACACCTG GATGTCGGGCGCGAGTGTGGAGGAACAGCTCAAGTTTGCGCAGTCGTGGATGCAGGCGCACATCGCCGACACCGAGGGCGAGCTCGGCATGCCGGTGGTGTTCACGGAGTTCGGGGTGTCCACCAAGGCCCGGAGCACCTTCAACGCGACGTCGAGGGACCAGTTCATCCAGGCGGTGTACGGGTTGCTCCTGGACTCGACGCGTCGTGGTGGCGCCGGAGCGGGGGCCCTGCTCTGGCAGGTGTTCCCGGAGGGGATGGAATACATGGACGACGGCTAcggcattgtgctgcccaaAGCGAAGGCCACTGCTGGGATCATGTCGGTGAACTCCAAGAGGCTGGTGGTCTTCAACTCCAGGTGCGCGTGGAGCTGCCACTGGGGGTGCAGGaaaggaggagcagcagcagtcgGAGGATGTTGA